AACCTTTTCCAGGTTAATGGTATAGTTGACACCTTCCTTCATGGGATCATAAGAACCCACTTGTTCGATGTAACGGCCGTCACGACGCGCACGGCTGTCGACAACAACGATTTTGTAGTA
This region of Akkermansia muciniphila genomic DNA includes:
- the rpsP gene encoding 30S ribosomal protein S16; this encodes MAVAIRLNRQGSKDRPYYKIVVVDSRARRDGRYIEQVGSYDPMKEGVNYTINLEKVDKWLANGAQPSETVNSMIRKARKA